In bacterium 336/3, the following proteins share a genomic window:
- a CDS encoding hydrolase — translation MKNRIIKIFLIITSMYIPLCGLLYFFQEKLIFFPQKLDKSYPFKFEQEFEELNIKVQDGKILNGLLFKANTSKGLIFYLHGNAGSLSSWGSVAKTYTDLNYDVFILDYRGYGKSEGKINSQKQLFQDNQIVYNELKKRYKEDEIIVLGYSIGTGLASKLASTNNPKLLILQAPYYSLTDMMQYNFPFVPTFILKYKFSTNEYLKNCKMPVVMFHGNKDEVIYYGSSLKLKNEFKQQDTLITLNGQGHNGMTDNEDYKTELKKILVR, via the coding sequence ATGAAAAACCGAATAATAAAAATCTTCTTGATTATAACTTCCATGTACATTCCATTATGTGGATTACTTTATTTTTTTCAAGAAAAACTCATTTTTTTTCCTCAAAAATTAGATAAGAGTTATCCATTTAAATTTGAACAAGAATTTGAAGAGTTAAACATAAAAGTACAAGATGGGAAAATATTAAATGGACTTTTATTTAAAGCTAACACTTCAAAAGGACTTATTTTTTATTTACACGGAAATGCAGGAAGTTTAAGCTCTTGGGGTAGTGTTGCCAAAACATATACAGATTTAAACTATGATGTTTTTATTCTTGATTACAGAGGCTATGGGAAAAGTGAGGGGAAAATAAACAGCCAAAAGCAACTTTTTCAAGATAATCAAATAGTGTACAACGAATTGAAAAAGAGATATAAAGAAGATGAAATAATCGTTTTAGGTTATTCTATTGGAACAGGGCTTGCCTCCAAACTTGCTTCTACCAATAATCCAAAGCTTTTAATTTTACAAGCACCCTATTATAGCCTAACAGACATGATGCAATACAACTTTCCATTTGTTCCAACTTTTATTTTGAAATACAAATTTTCGACAAATGAGTATCTGAAAAATTGTAAAATGCCTGTTGTGATGTTTCATGGAAACAAGGATGAGGTAATTTATTATGGTTCATCTTTGAAACTAAAAAATGAATTTAAACAACAAGATACTCTCATTACACTCAATGGACAAGGACATAATGGAATGACAGACAATGAAGATTATAAAACAGAATTGAAAAAAATATTAGTACGGTAA